AAAAATACCACAGTGAACTTAAGGTAGGAATTGAAACTGGGTTTATGGACTTTCTATGGCTATATTTATTTCATCACTGGTTGAACTAGGCGTTGGTCCATTCATTATTGGTTAGTCTTTAAATCCACGCTGCCAGCGGTGAGGCAATATCTGTCTGTTTAATGGTTGGAGCTATGAACGGAAAATCTAGGGACTGCTTCTTTTTTGGGATTATAGTTAGTAATGTTGTTCTAGTCCTTTAGCTCAAATTGTTACTGTTACACTGTAGACTATTACGAAGTACTATAACATGTCTTAACTGATGCACTATGTGTGTTCCGTGAAACATAAAAATGACAATCGTTAACGGACTGCGATAGAAGGCAGGAAATAACTGTTCCCGCGCACAAGCGTTTTATCATGAAGTTGGATTGTTTTGGTTTCTTCAAAGCCGCTTGAAATTTTCCATATGCATGTCACATGCAAAATTTGCTCTATTAAGCTCATCACACTGTGTCCTTACATAATCTGTATGCTCTTATGTTTAGGTATAGCAAACTTGGGTTTGCTGGTAACTCCGAGCCGTCTTTCACCATCCCTACTGTAGTAGCTGTGAATGAATCTTTCTTGGACCAATCAGAGCAGTGCAGTAGTGCAAATTGGCTAGCACAGTATAATGCAGGTGTCATGGCTGATCTTGATTTTTTTATCGGGGATGAGGCTCTGTCACATTTCAAATCTAGTGGCCTGTACAGTTTAAGAAGCCCAATTCGTCATGGTCAGGTATGCATATACATTTTCTGTTTGTAATATTGTCCTTCGCGGGTGCACCATGCCACTATGTCATATCTTTTTCCCTGCTCTCCAGGTGAATGACTGGGATACAATGGAGAGATTTTGGCAGCAATCCATTTTCAATTATCTACGGTGCAATCCTGAGGAACACTACTTCCTACTTACAGATAGTCCTGTCAGTACGCCGGAAAGTCGTGAATGTATGGGAGAAATTATGTTTGAGACCTTTAATGTCCCTGGTCTATATATTTCTGTGCAATCTGTGCTCAGCCTTTCTGCTGGATTTGCATATCTGAAAAGTCTTTCTGAAGAGGATTCAGAAGATTCTGTGGTAGGTCTTGAACTCACCTCCTTTCATGCTTTTGTTTGATCAAGTATCAAGATGGTCATCAACCCGTGAACTTCATCTCTTTCACTGGAACAAATCACCTTGTGAATGTTTTAACAGATAACCAAAATTCTCATATTGATCTCATACCCACATTAAGATAAACTCCCCTTTTACATTTTACAGATTATTCTTTGGAATTGTTGCCTTGCATGTTTTGGCAAAATTTTGGTCCATCTTTGAATTATATTACCCATTCATATCGTACTTGTTGCTTGCCAGCCCCTGGCGTTTCCATTCCAATTTGGAGATATGTTTTGCTATTCCGTACTCATAAGCATGGTCCCTGGAGAATTTTGAGCGTAACACAACCTCATGATATGAAGAAACCATTTTGTGAGAATTATGTGATGACTGCTTATTTCTCACTCGCCAATTCTGCAATGAGCGCCAATTAACTTGCTAACTAAAACTTATGTTTATCGAGAATTGTGGTTGTGAAGCTCTGTAAAGATATTTTGTTCTAGACATAAATAGTACCATAGGAGTAATCATCATTGATGAAGTAGACTCATCTAAAGATCAAGTGTTCTGGCAGGATACAACTCTTCTCGTGAGTTTGACCAATATATTTTGTCAGTCTGATATGACAGGTGTAGTAGTTGACATTGGGGATGGAGCTCCACATATTGTGCCAGTTGTAAACGGCTATGTAATTGGGAGTAGCATAAAGTCTTTTCCTCTTTCCGGAAGTGATGTAACTCAGTTTGTTATGCAGCTCTTACAGGTATTTAATTTTCTTCCCACATTTTCCTGGGGTTATGTTAGGGTGTCGACGTCCTTGTGCTGTCCATGAATAGTTTCTGTCCATGAATAGCATATTGCAAATACATTAATAGAAGCAAGTTTGTGCAGTACCGACTAAACCAGAACAATTGAATAGCAATTTTTGGATTTTCCTGAAGTTTGGGTGGTATGGAATTATCCAGGAAAAAGGAAATGTGTTAGCAGTAAGAAGAGACCATCATGTATTTGTTAGGTACTTCAGCAAATATTTATTATGTTAGAATATTTATCTGGATAGTTCAATGATAGTAATAATCGGATAACACTGCATTTCGGTCAACAAAGCCAAAACGATGCTTCAGTCAAATAGTTTCTACTTTCATGGATATCTATTCTGAAGCCTCCTGGTAAGTGATCATGTTAATATGCGAACCCTAGATCTGTTGTGCGTTATTGCTTGGTATCCTGACATTAGTTTTGCTTCTCAGTATGGTTGCTTGATTAATCAACTTGGAAGAGTTCGCATTCCTTTTGTAAGGATACCTAAGGTTCCAGTCTCCCCCATATTATACCCACAGACCATATATCATCCACAAGAAGTTGATTTTGTGAATATGTTCTCTGATGAAATATGGCAATTTTTTATCTGGATCACACAAATCTAGAAAACAAAACCTGCACCATAGCATTCACAAGTGTTGCTGTTATCGGCTTTGAGTCGTATGTGCGGCGGAATTATACGGAACCAGCAACAATAATAGACTTGTACTTGCATAAAACTAGAACGAGTTGAAATGTCCATGTTGGATGCTATTTGTACTTTAAATTAAGTGGAGTCCAATTAAGTTAGAAAGATATTATAGTTCGGTCAAGGGTTTCTGTTGTGATCCAATTTGTGGATCAAGTTAGTTGTTTTATATAAATGACTAGCATTTACCTGTTTTTAGACAACAAATCAATGAACGAAAGTTCCAATAAGCCTCAGAGCTTCTCTTCCATCTCAGAGATGAGCCCTGCTGCCGGACAGTAGAGGGCCCTCTCGTTGGTCTTCAGACCTTTACTATACCCAAATTATCTCATTGTGGATCAATGTCCATAACAGCTGCCATAATGTTTGGGTGGCCTCTTAGCCTCAGTTGCAACTTTAGATTGAATGCAAATATGTAATTTAAAATGAAAAACTGGAATGTTGTCATCTGGGTAAGAAACTCCATTTTACTGTAGAACTGGTGCGACATCATTTGCCCTGAATATTTGGTTGTGGCCCATTCTGTAGAAGCTAGTGAAACATGGTACTCTGATAAACAATGTAGTTTGTTTTAGGATTTGGACCAGTCAAACATTGTTAAGTTTGATCATTACAATGGAAAATATTACCTACATTGGCAACATGAAATTGGTATTACTAGATTCATTGTGAGAATACATTTTTGTAATGCATAATTATTTTTATCTCAAGCAACATATTGTTGTATAAATTGACGATCAAAGTCTGCGTCTATGTCCCAAACAACATTCATTGGTGATCAGAGGGGATAGATTTCTGCACGTACATGGCTGCTTTTATGTTTATGACGTGTAGTAGTATTATAATATGAAATTCAGTTGGTGATTTAGTATCATCGTGCGTTATGCAGGAAAGGGGTGAGCTTCTTCCACCTGATGATGCTTTGGATATAGCTCGTAGGGTGAAAGAAACGTATTGCTATACTCCTTCAGACATTGTCAAGGTATTGTGTTGCTTGGAACCAGTGTCTTGATATTATATTTTCTTGTCCTTGTATTTTCCAATGATATACAGAAGCACATTATTCAGTGGAATATTTGAGAGTTGAAGTTTCTCCACTAAAGTCAAATATATAAAACCTATTCTGTGCAATGCTGAGAAATCACTGTTATTTTGTTATATGGAACTGTTCTACATGCTGCATATGTTTGCTTGCATTGTTGTAATACCTACCTTTCGGACTTTACCTTTTGCAATACAAACTCATTTATTCATATTCCTTTTTCTTTATGGATTTATCTGTTCACAAGTATGATAGGCGGTTGAATTGTATAATTTCAGGAGTTCAAGAAGCATGACAGCAAGCCTAGTAAATATATCAAACAATGGTCTGCAATCAAACCGAAGACTGGGGTTCCATACACAATTGACGTTGGATATGAGCGTTTTCTTGGACCAGAGGTTTGTCCGTACACCGTATTCTACCATTCAATTTCATGGGAATTTTTCATGCAGTGGACCTATCCATTAttctccctccgtttcaaaatagatgttGTTCTAGCCTTGCCATTTTTTCTCAGAATGCTTGTCAGTTTACATAAGTCATTCTGTTCTTACTTTACCCTTAAtcaacaacaaacaacaactaaGCCTTTAGTCCCGAACAAGTTGGGGTAAGCTAGAGTTGACCCATAAGATCTCGAAACCAGCTCATGGTTCTGGCATGTGGATAGCTAACTTCCACGCGCCCCTGTCCATGGATAGTTTTTTGGTGATATTCCAGTCCTTCAGATCTCTCTTTACGGACTCCTCTCATGTCAAGTTTGATCTACcccgacctctcttgacattATCAGCACGCTTTAACCGTCCCCTATGCACTGCACTGTATAATATATGTCCAAACCATCTCAgccgatgttggacaagcttctcttcaattggtgctaccccaactctctCGCATATATCATCATACCAGACCCGATCCTTCCTTGTGTGGCcgcacatccatctcaacatgcgCATCTCCGCTACACcaaactgttgaacatgtcgccttttagtcggccaacactcagccTCGATTCTTCCTGCATCTTGTTTGCCCaaaaaatgaggttgaaaagcttaGTTAGCCATACTATCGCCATGTCTCTGAGGCCTCTCCACACCTCAATGGTTAATCCTTTTTAAAGCCTCTCTGACCTCAGACTCTTGGATTCGTCGCAGAAAACGCCTGCTGGTATCATCAAAGTAGTTGTCCAGCTCAATATTATAGCTCCCATTCTCTCCATTGAACAGCTTGTCGAAGTACTCCCGCCATCTGtgcttaatctcctcgtccttcaccagTAGTTGATCTGCTCtgtccttgatgcatttgacttggtTGACATCCCTCATCTTCCTCTCTCGGATCTTGAccatcttatagatgtccctttcgCCTTCCTTCGTGTAAGCGCTAGTAGAGGTCCTCATACGCCTGACCCCTTTACTCACAGCTCGCTTTGCGTCTTTCTTTGCCACCTTGTACTTTTCTATGTTGTCTACACTCCTATCCAGGTGTAGGCGTCTGAAACAGTCTTTCTTTTCTTAATAGCCTTCTGGACATCATCTTCCACCATCAGGTATCTTCAGCTTCGCTTCTACTTACCGGGGTCACTCCAAACTCCTCTGAAGCCACCTTACGAATGCAAGTCGTCATCTTCATCCACATATTGTTTGCAtcactccttcctcccaagggccctcGTTAGGCCCTCTCCTTGAAAGCCTATCCCCCTTGAGCCTCCCCCACTTCGTTCTAGCGACTGGTGCGCTTATCCTGATGGACACGATCCGAATGCGGAAGTCAGCCACCACAAGCTTATGTTGAGGGACAACACTCTCTCCAGGTATCACCTTACAATCTAGGCAGGCACGCCTGTCTTCTCTTCTCTAGAGGACAAAATCAATCTGGCTAGAGTGTTGACCACTACTAAAAGTCACTAGATGCGACTCTTTTTAAAGAGGGTGATAGCTACAATCATGTCGTAGGCTAGAGCGAAGCTTAAGACATCTCCTTGATTCCCGATGCCATAGCCAAAGCCCCATGCACCCCTTCAAAACCTGTGTTAGATGTACCCGCGTGACCATTGAggtctcctcctatgaagagcttctcGCCAATAGTTACGCTCCTAAGGCCCTGTACAATGCAAGGTGCTTAGGGGAGATGCTTGGAGAAATAAACCAGGCTTTccttaagcaccggtgcttatttgtacaggaTAGACGCTTAATTAGGCGTCTCTCCTACAgaaataggcaccggtgcttcagaaaaacccggtttatttttctaagcacctagcattgtacaaggcctaacCATGCCCTCAAGGCCTTCCCAAAACCCCCTCTTGGTGTTCCCATTGTGGCCTATTTGCGGGGCATACGTGCTGATAACATTGAGAACCAAGTCCCCAACTACCAGCTTGACCAGGATAATCCGGTCTCCTTGCTTCTTGATGTCTACCACtccatacttgaggctcttgttgaTCAAGATGACTACTCCATTTCTGTTTGTATTTGTCCCAGTGTACCACAGCTTAAGCCGGtatcctccacctccttcgcctTCTGTCCCCTTTATTTGGTTTCTTGGACGCAAAGGATATCAACACCTCTCCTCACCACTGTGTCAACTAGCTCCCGTAACTTACCTGTCAGGGACCCTACGTTCCAGCTACCTAAGCGGATCCTACTAGGCTCGGGTAGCTTCCTTACCCTTCACACTCGTCAAGTCAAATGCGAAGACCCTTGCTCATTTTGTGCCCCTTAATCAATGTCACAAAAAGGAGAACTAATTAACTCTTGTGCTTGCATGCTTTGCTTTGGGGAGGAAAAATAGGTTATTTCATGACCTTGTGAGGAAGAGATGAGCAATATAGACATGTTCTGCCCAACTCTAAAACAAAATATGTTTGAAAAGGAGGGGGTACTTGATTTTGGTTACACCATGGGAATAGACTGGAAGCTATGTAGTATGATAGAACATGTATGACTGATTGAAGAAATCATTTCATTCTTCAAGATTTATAGTAATAATGAAAATATGGGGTCCCAACAGATTaaattagtactccctccgttcctaaatataagtccttttagagatttcaataaggattacatacggagcaaaatgagtgaatctacactctaaaagatgtctatatacatccgtatgtagtcgaTATTGAAATCTccaaaaagacttatatttaggaacgga
This sequence is a window from Aegilops tauschii subsp. strangulata cultivar AL8/78 chromosome 7, Aet v6.0, whole genome shotgun sequence. Protein-coding genes within it:
- the LOC109753088 gene encoding actin-related protein 3; translation: MDPSERPAVVFDNGTGYSKLGFAGNSEPSFTIPTVVAVNESFLDQSEQCSSANWLAQYNAGVMADLDFFIGDEALSHFKSSGLYSLRSPIRHGQVNDWDTMERFWQQSIFNYLRCNPEEHYFLLTDSPVSTPESRECMGEIMFETFNVPGLYISVQSVLSLSAGFAYLKSLSEEDSEDSVSDMTGVVVDIGDGAPHIVPVVNGYVIGSSIKSFPLSGSDVTQFVMQLLQERGELLPPDDALDIARRVKETYCYTPSDIVKEFKKHDSKPSKYIKQWSAIKPKTGVPYTIDVGYERFLGPEIFFHPEMYSADFSTPLPELIDSCVQSAPIDTRRALYKNIVLSGGTTMFKDFHKRLQNNIKKIVDERVAETNAHHRVEVKPVEVNVVTHPIQSYAVWFGGSVAASSHEFFECCHTKEDYEEHGASICRTSTVFKGMY